The following coding sequences are from one Desulfosporosinus orientis DSM 765 window:
- a CDS encoding response regulator transcription factor — translation MNDEKVKVLVVEDEESIRRFITLNLSAAGYLVSDTATGEDALAMLKTFVPKVVVLDLMLPGISGLEVCQQIRETIPETFVIMLTAKGQDTDKILGLELGADDYMVKPFNPLELIARIKAILRRGMNIRVSKEVYKCGDLSLDITANKLYKNDQEVELTPIEFALLKVFMKNPGRALKREEMLNTVWGDDYFGDTKTLDVHIRRLREKIEDEPSQPKYIKTIWGSGYRWQQES, via the coding sequence ATGAATGATGAAAAAGTGAAAGTGCTGGTCGTGGAAGATGAAGAATCTATCCGGCGCTTTATTACCCTTAATTTAAGCGCAGCCGGTTACTTGGTGAGTGATACGGCCACTGGTGAAGATGCCCTGGCTATGCTGAAGACCTTTGTTCCCAAAGTTGTTGTGCTGGACCTGATGCTGCCGGGAATCAGCGGCTTGGAAGTTTGCCAGCAAATCAGGGAAACCATTCCCGAAACCTTCGTGATTATGCTCACGGCCAAAGGTCAGGATACAGATAAAATTTTGGGACTGGAATTAGGGGCCGATGATTACATGGTCAAACCTTTTAACCCCTTGGAATTAATAGCTCGAATTAAAGCCATCCTGCGGCGGGGGATGAATATTAGAGTCAGCAAAGAAGTGTACAAATGCGGGGATTTAAGCCTGGATATTACAGCTAATAAACTTTATAAAAATGACCAAGAAGTAGAGCTGACTCCCATTGAGTTTGCTTTACTGAAAGTATTTATGAAAAATCCTGGGAGGGCACTCAAACGGGAAGAAATGCTGAATACTGTTTGGGGTGATGATTATTTTGGAGATACCAAAACCTTGGATGTCCACATTAGGCGCTTACGGGAAAAAATTGAGGACGAGCCTTCGCAGCCGAAATATATTAAGACCATCTGGGGTTCCGGCTATCGCTGGCAGCAGGAATCATAG
- a CDS encoding polysaccharide deacetylase family protein, whose product MSKIKILGSVIFLVCFLVFTVIGVGMFPHWSKATQTNERTAVQLKDSPAGDKAGERVEPSSVSLDSQPLSQDYPEEPAPAQVADSLPPAEAEEVVSPAVEPQPGTEPSEEVLDQNPVNSESPSKVIAANTQPEELAPTPLPGTPDTPVHPYYDEAGNPPTAPGLAMRERRFNPEEGKMAYLTFDDGPYPSTTPKILAILAEENVRATFFDLGKQAELYPDLLKAEYEQNHAIGNHTYSHNMAEVYMSPQDFLADVKKAEEIFYQTIGIRPQIVRAPGGTVGHFNINYFNAVDAEGYLMEDWNVDPGDTRVHLMPADQLVQQVEEQIQGKERVVILLHDLAGKDTTIEALPKIIKILKDQGFSFGVLDPHVRPVVFPAGLTQ is encoded by the coding sequence ATGTCCAAAATAAAAATTTTAGGCAGCGTAATATTTCTAGTCTGCTTTTTAGTTTTCACAGTAATAGGAGTAGGTATGTTTCCCCATTGGAGCAAGGCAACCCAAACAAATGAGAGAACAGCGGTTCAGCTGAAGGATTCCCCAGCGGGGGATAAGGCTGGAGAGAGAGTTGAACCCTCTTCTGTCTCCCTGGATTCTCAGCCTCTCTCCCAGGACTATCCGGAAGAGCCGGCTCCTGCTCAAGTGGCGGACAGCCTTCCCCCAGCAGAAGCTGAAGAAGTGGTTTCCCCAGCTGTGGAACCTCAGCCTGGGACGGAACCATCAGAGGAAGTTTTAGATCAGAATCCTGTCAATTCCGAATCACCCTCGAAGGTTATTGCCGCAAATACACAGCCTGAAGAATTAGCTCCAACCCCTTTGCCAGGTACTCCTGATACCCCTGTTCATCCCTACTATGATGAAGCAGGCAACCCGCCCACAGCCCCGGGGCTGGCTATGCGGGAGCGGCGCTTCAATCCTGAAGAGGGCAAGATGGCTTACTTAACCTTTGATGACGGTCCTTATCCCAGTACAACCCCTAAAATCCTTGCTATTTTAGCTGAGGAAAATGTCCGCGCCACTTTTTTTGACCTGGGCAAGCAAGCGGAGCTTTACCCTGATTTGCTCAAAGCTGAGTATGAACAGAATCATGCCATAGGCAATCATACCTATTCCCATAACATGGCTGAAGTTTACATGAGTCCTCAGGACTTTTTGGCCGACGTCAAAAAAGCTGAGGAAATATTCTATCAGACCATTGGCATAAGGCCGCAAATAGTTCGTGCGCCTGGCGGAACCGTGGGACATTTCAATATCAACTATTTTAATGCTGTTGACGCCGAGGGTTACTTGATGGAGGACTGGAATGTTGATCCGGGAGATACCAGAGTTCATTTAATGCCGGCAGACCAGCTGGTGCAGCAAGTGGAAGAACAAATTCAAGGGAAGGAACGAGTGGTCATCTTGCTGCATGATCTGGCAGGCAAGGATACAACCATTGAAGCACTGCCTAAGATTATTAAAATTCTAAAAGACCAAGGCTTCTCCTTTGGGGTACTGGATCCCCATGTTAGGCCGGTTGTTTTTCCTGCAGGGTTAACCCAATAA
- the hypD gene encoding trans-4-hydroxy-L-proline dehydratase — translation MNDRVTKLRQNSLETEAYISGERAELMTEFYRSSGKTSVPVQRALAFKYMLEHKEICINEGELIVGERGPAPKATYTYPELCCHSLEDLDILNSRPKIAFKVSPEIRRAYADKIIPYWQGNSMRDMIFVEMSPEWKAAYDAGIFTEFMEQRAPGHTVLDDKIYRLGFLDLLAKIQEHLDKLDYLLDREAYEKQEELKAMAICAQAIIRFAQRHAEKARELAQAETDEARRKELERIADVCTHVPANPPRDFWEALQAYWFVHLGVIIELNTWDAFSPGRLDQHLYPFYKKGLAEGTLDEEQARELLQCFWVKFNNQPAPPKVGVTAAESGTYTDFANINSGGLQANGADGVNDVTYLVLDVIDEMRLLQPSSNIQLSKKNPDRFLKRAARIIRKGWGQPSVFNADTVVEELLRQGKSIEDARQGGTSGCVETGAFGKESYILTGYFNLPKILELVLHDGLDPRTGQQLGIKTGDPRTFQSFEELFAAFKEQVHYFMDIKIKGSNIIERLYAAYMPAPFLSLLIDDCIAKGQDYNAGGARYNTSYVQGVGLGSLTDSLSSIKYHVFTEKRLGMDQLLKALDSDFSGQEAVRQLLINKTPHFGNDHDFADEIMAEIFNAYYAEVNGRPNTKSGFYRVNMLPTTCHVYFGSVMGASAEGRRAGEPLSEGISPVQGMDLLGPTAVIKSAAKLDHSRTGGTLLNMKFTPQVLEGEEGLDKLAQLVRSYFKLGGHHIQFNVVSAKTLRAAQAEPEKYRDLIVRVAGYSDYFCDLSEALQEEIINRTEHTGF, via the coding sequence ATGAATGATCGAGTAACTAAGCTTAGGCAAAACAGCCTGGAGACGGAAGCCTATATCTCAGGGGAAAGAGCGGAGCTGATGACAGAATTCTACCGTTCGTCAGGAAAAACTTCAGTTCCTGTTCAGCGGGCTTTAGCCTTTAAATATATGTTGGAACATAAAGAAATCTGTATTAACGAGGGAGAGTTAATTGTAGGAGAGCGAGGACCGGCTCCCAAGGCTACCTATACTTACCCGGAACTCTGCTGCCATAGTTTGGAGGACTTGGATATTCTAAATTCCCGCCCTAAAATCGCTTTCAAAGTCAGCCCGGAAATTCGCAGGGCTTATGCAGATAAGATTATCCCTTATTGGCAGGGCAACTCCATGCGGGATATGATCTTTGTGGAAATGTCTCCAGAGTGGAAAGCAGCCTATGATGCCGGAATCTTTACTGAGTTCATGGAACAGAGAGCACCTGGGCACACGGTGCTGGACGATAAAATATATCGCCTGGGCTTCCTAGATCTGCTGGCTAAAATCCAGGAGCATTTAGATAAGCTGGATTACCTGCTGGATAGGGAAGCCTATGAAAAGCAGGAAGAGTTAAAAGCCATGGCCATTTGTGCTCAGGCTATCATCCGTTTTGCCCAGCGGCACGCCGAGAAAGCCCGGGAGCTGGCTCAGGCTGAAACTGACGAGGCCCGACGGAAAGAACTGGAGAGGATTGCTGACGTCTGCACTCATGTCCCGGCCAACCCTCCCCGGGATTTCTGGGAAGCGCTGCAGGCCTATTGGTTTGTCCATTTAGGAGTGATCATTGAACTGAATACCTGGGATGCTTTTAGTCCAGGACGACTGGACCAGCATTTGTATCCTTTCTATAAAAAAGGTCTGGCTGAGGGGACTTTAGATGAGGAGCAGGCCCGAGAACTCCTCCAGTGCTTTTGGGTGAAATTCAATAACCAGCCTGCCCCGCCTAAAGTAGGGGTCACAGCTGCGGAAAGCGGAACCTATACGGATTTTGCCAATATCAACAGCGGCGGCCTGCAGGCCAATGGGGCTGACGGGGTCAACGATGTTACCTATCTTGTCTTAGATGTTATCGATGAAATGCGGCTTTTGCAGCCCAGCTCCAACATTCAGCTGAGCAAGAAAAATCCGGATCGCTTCCTGAAGCGGGCGGCGCGAATTATTCGCAAAGGCTGGGGCCAGCCCTCCGTCTTTAATGCCGACACGGTGGTGGAAGAGCTCCTGCGCCAGGGGAAATCCATTGAGGATGCCCGGCAGGGTGGGACCAGCGGCTGTGTGGAGACTGGGGCCTTTGGCAAAGAAAGCTATATTTTAACAGGGTATTTTAACCTGCCGAAAATTCTCGAATTAGTGCTTCATGATGGCTTAGATCCCCGGACCGGGCAGCAGCTGGGGATTAAAACAGGAGATCCCCGGACATTCCAATCCTTTGAGGAGCTCTTTGCAGCATTTAAGGAGCAGGTTCATTACTTCATGGACATAAAGATTAAAGGCAGCAATATTATTGAACGCCTTTATGCTGCTTACATGCCGGCGCCTTTCCTTTCTCTCTTAATTGATGACTGTATTGCTAAAGGCCAGGATTACAACGCCGGCGGCGCCCGCTACAACACCAGCTATGTTCAGGGGGTGGGCTTAGGGAGTCTGACGGATAGTTTAAGCAGTATTAAATATCATGTCTTTACGGAGAAACGACTGGGGATGGACCAGCTCCTTAAGGCCTTGGACTCGGATTTTTCCGGGCAGGAAGCGGTGCGCCAGCTCCTCATTAATAAAACGCCCCACTTCGGTAATGATCATGACTTCGCCGATGAGATCATGGCGGAGATTTTCAATGCCTACTATGCTGAGGTCAATGGCCGGCCCAATACTAAAAGCGGTTTTTACCGGGTCAATATGCTGCCTACCACCTGCCATGTTTATTTTGGCTCAGTAATGGGGGCCTCGGCTGAGGGGCGGAGAGCCGGGGAACCCCTCTCGGAAGGCATATCTCCTGTTCAGGGAATGGACCTTTTGGGCCCTACGGCGGTGATTAAATCCGCCGCCAAGCTGGATCATTCCCGGACAGGAGGGACCTTGCTGAACATGAAGTTCACCCCTCAAGTCCTGGAGGGGGAAGAGGGCCTGGATAAACTGGCTCAGCTGGTCCGCTCCTATTTCAAACTGGGAGGACATCATATTCAGTTTAACGTTGTCAGCGCCAAGACCCTGCGGGCCGCTCAGGCTGAACCGGAAAAGTACCGGGATTTGATTGTGCGGGTGGCAGGTTACAGTGATTATTTCTGTGATCTGAGTGAAGCCCTGCAGGAGGAGATTATCAACAGGACAGAGCATACGGGGTTTTAA
- a CDS encoding DUF6143 family protein: MLNLWDTICLPKKLLEVVSIPNTLYKSQQGKYFVGQTESLIFSNTTNAWGGLFNPTDSGVNLFANVYTISNFSNAPILAQLWFNTTPPGTGSKSTKFSPSDTALLKPPVPKVEIRYQENVSDVPSGGVNVFDRIVPPGTTLVSEEDGKLIFPSGGNLVLFLSALEPAIDSYEALIAFGWWEDKK, encoded by the coding sequence ATGCTGAATCTTTGGGACACCATTTGCCTCCCGAAAAAATTGTTAGAAGTTGTCAGTATTCCCAATACCCTTTATAAATCTCAACAAGGCAAATATTTTGTCGGCCAGACAGAATCATTAATCTTCAGCAATACAACTAACGCTTGGGGAGGATTGTTCAATCCCACTGACTCAGGTGTCAATCTGTTTGCCAACGTCTATACCATTTCCAACTTTTCCAACGCTCCCATCTTAGCCCAATTGTGGTTCAATACCACTCCGCCCGGCACAGGCAGCAAATCAACAAAATTCAGCCCTTCTGACACAGCTCTGCTCAAACCCCCTGTTCCCAAGGTGGAAATTCGTTATCAGGAAAATGTCAGTGATGTTCCCAGCGGCGGAGTCAATGTTTTCGACCGGATCGTTCCCCCGGGCACAACCCTGGTCAGTGAAGAAGACGGAAAATTGATTTTCCCTTCAGGAGGCAACTTGGTTCTCTTTTTATCCGCCCTGGAGCCGGCTATTGATTCCTACGAAGCTCTTATCGCCTTTGGCTGGTGGGAAGATAAAAAGTAA